One segment of Rosa chinensis cultivar Old Blush chromosome 6, RchiOBHm-V2, whole genome shotgun sequence DNA contains the following:
- the LOC112168898 gene encoding rust resistance kinase Lr10 isoform X2, producing the protein MAVGGSTRCFTLWLWVLMVSAFDLVDAKPGKRGCVPSSCGHIHNISYPFRLKDDPQHCGESLYTLYCENNVTILHLQRLHLPSAKFYVQAINYNNRTIRAVDPGIQKDNCSSIPSYPISGTVINENPYFVPEETFPLYFLKCRNSVNSFLYVDTAPCFNDMEATSSSQPKTYGYVKVKEVEMGDLKAGCSIERMTLVFLSEDWDASYKYIHNALVYGFELRFYYEIPFFCGGQWSISYICYPRNFPGTFRFLWRLIHDILGRYIDVRTVILFCGGLLLLGRFMFGAPTLMVFLIHKWRRRHLSMYNTIEEFLHAENNLVPIRYSYSDIKKMSNKFKDKLGEGGYGCVFKGKLRSGRSGAIKMLGKSKANGEEFISEVATIGRIHHVNVVKLIGYCVEGTKRALVYEFMPNGSLDKYIFSKEGSISLTFKQIYEISLGVARGIEYLHQGCEMQILHFDIKPHNILLDQNFIPKISDFGLAKLYPTDNSIVSLTAARGTLGYIAPELFYKNIGGVSYKADVYSFGMLLMEMASKRKNLNAVVEHPSQIYFPSWVYDQFSVGKDHLEMVDVTEEERMIIKKMVITALWCIQLKPSQRPSMDKVIEMLVGDIECLQMPAKPSLNPHENS; encoded by the exons ATGGCAGTAGGTGGATCGACTAGGTGTTTCACCTTGTGGTTATGGGTGTTGATGGTGTCGGCCTTTGATCTTGTTGACGCGAAGCCGGGGAAGCGTGGGTGTGTTCCTTCTTCCTGTGGCCATATCCACAACATAAGCTACCCTTTTCGACTGAAAGATGATCCACAGCACTGTGGCGAGTCTTTGTATACTCTATATTGTGAGAATAACGTTACAATATTACACCTGCAGAGGCTACACTTACCATCTGCTAAATTCTACGTTCAGGCAATCAACTACAATAACCGTACAATCCGGGCAGTAGATCCTGGCATTCAGAAAGACAATTGCTCCTCTATTCCTAGTTATCCTATTTCCGGTACTGTGATCAACGAAAATCCATATTTTGTACCCGAAGAAACATTTCCTCTATATTTTCTGAAGTGTAGGAATTCAGTCAATTCTTTTCTGTATGTGGACACTGCCCCGTGCTTTAATGATATGGAAGCTACGTCGTCTTCCCAGCCAAAAACGTATGGCTATGTCAAAGTTAAGGAGGTAGAAATGGGGGATTTGAAGGCGGGATGCAGCATAGAGCGAATGACTTTGGTCTTCTTGTCTGAAGATTGGGATGCTTCTTATAAATACATACACAATGCTCTGGTGTATGGTTTTGAGCTGAGGTTTTATTATGAAATTCCTTTCTTCTGCGGAGGCCAATGGAGCATTAGCTATATATGTTATCCACGCAACTTCCCAG GCACCTTTCGATTTCTATGGCGGCTGATTCACG ATATTCTAGGCCGTTATATTG ATGTTCGAACCGTCATACTATTCTGCGGTG GACTATTACTTCTAGGAAGATTTATGTTTGGGGCCCcaactttaatggtgtttttgATCCATAAATGGCGACGAAGACATTTATCTATGTACAACACAATAGAAGAGTTTCTACATGCTGAAAACAACCTTGTGCCCATAAGGTATTCTTATTCAGATATCAAGAAGATGTCCAACAAGTTCAAAGACAAGCTAGGTGAGGGGGGTTATGGTTGTGTATTTAAGGGAAAATTACGAAGTGGTCGCTCTGGAGCAATCAAGATGTTGGGCAAATCCAAAGCTAATGGAGAAGAGTTCATTAGTGAAGTAGCTACCATTGGGAGAATTCACCATGTCAATGTGGTGAAACTTATTGGTTATTGTGTTGAGGGAACAAAAAGAGCTTTAGTATACGAGTTCATGCCTAATGGGTCTCTtgataaatatattttttctaaAGAAGGGAGTATCTCATTAACCTTTAAGCAGATATATGAGATTTCTCTAGGAGTGGCACGAGGTATCGAGTATCTACACCAAGGGTGTGAAATGCAAATTTTGCATTTTGATATAAAGCCTCACAACATTCTTCTTGATCAGAATTTTATTCcaaaaatttctgattttggacTTGCAAAATTATATCCAACGGATAATAGTATTGTCTCTTTGACAGCAGCAAGGGGAACATTGGGATACATTGCTCCCGAGTTGTTCTATAAAAATATTGGAGGCGTCTCATACAAGGCTGATGTTTATAGTTTTGGAATGTTGCTAATGGAAATGGCAAGCAAGCGGAAGAATTTAAATGCAGTGGTAGAGCACCCAAGCCAAATTTACTTTCCATCATGGGTGTACGATCAATTCAGTGTAGGAAAAGATCATTTAGAGATGGTTGATGTAACAGAAGAGGAAAGAATGATAATCAAGAAGATGGTCATAACAGCCTTATGGTGTATACAACTGAAACCAAGTCAGCGGCCATCAATGGACAAAGTTATAGAGATGCTCGTCGGAGACATTGAATGCCTTCAAATGCCTGCCAAGCCGTCTCTAAACCCACATGAAAACTCCTAG
- the LOC112168898 gene encoding rust resistance kinase Lr10 isoform X1: MAVGGSTRCFTLWLWVLMVSAFDLVDAKPGKRGCVPSSCGHIHNISYPFRLKDDPQHCGESLYTLYCENNVTILHLQRLHLPSAKFYVQAINYNNRTIRAVDPGIQKDNCSSIPSYPISGTVINENPYFVPEETFPLYFLKCRNSVNSFLYVDTAPCFNDMEATSSSQPKTYGYVKVKEVEMGDLKAGCSIERMTLVFLSEDWDASYKYIHNALVYGFELRFYYEIPFFCGGQWSISYICYPRNFPGTFRFLWRLIHGFFSFKKPANVDILGRYIDVRTVILFCGGLLLLGRFMFGAPTLMVFLIHKWRRRHLSMYNTIEEFLHAENNLVPIRYSYSDIKKMSNKFKDKLGEGGYGCVFKGKLRSGRSGAIKMLGKSKANGEEFISEVATIGRIHHVNVVKLIGYCVEGTKRALVYEFMPNGSLDKYIFSKEGSISLTFKQIYEISLGVARGIEYLHQGCEMQILHFDIKPHNILLDQNFIPKISDFGLAKLYPTDNSIVSLTAARGTLGYIAPELFYKNIGGVSYKADVYSFGMLLMEMASKRKNLNAVVEHPSQIYFPSWVYDQFSVGKDHLEMVDVTEEERMIIKKMVITALWCIQLKPSQRPSMDKVIEMLVGDIECLQMPAKPSLNPHENS; the protein is encoded by the exons ATGGCAGTAGGTGGATCGACTAGGTGTTTCACCTTGTGGTTATGGGTGTTGATGGTGTCGGCCTTTGATCTTGTTGACGCGAAGCCGGGGAAGCGTGGGTGTGTTCCTTCTTCCTGTGGCCATATCCACAACATAAGCTACCCTTTTCGACTGAAAGATGATCCACAGCACTGTGGCGAGTCTTTGTATACTCTATATTGTGAGAATAACGTTACAATATTACACCTGCAGAGGCTACACTTACCATCTGCTAAATTCTACGTTCAGGCAATCAACTACAATAACCGTACAATCCGGGCAGTAGATCCTGGCATTCAGAAAGACAATTGCTCCTCTATTCCTAGTTATCCTATTTCCGGTACTGTGATCAACGAAAATCCATATTTTGTACCCGAAGAAACATTTCCTCTATATTTTCTGAAGTGTAGGAATTCAGTCAATTCTTTTCTGTATGTGGACACTGCCCCGTGCTTTAATGATATGGAAGCTACGTCGTCTTCCCAGCCAAAAACGTATGGCTATGTCAAAGTTAAGGAGGTAGAAATGGGGGATTTGAAGGCGGGATGCAGCATAGAGCGAATGACTTTGGTCTTCTTGTCTGAAGATTGGGATGCTTCTTATAAATACATACACAATGCTCTGGTGTATGGTTTTGAGCTGAGGTTTTATTATGAAATTCCTTTCTTCTGCGGAGGCCAATGGAGCATTAGCTATATATGTTATCCACGCAACTTCCCAG GCACCTTTCGATTTCTATGGCGGCTGATTCACG gttttttttcttttaaaaaaccGGCGAATGTGG ATATTCTAGGCCGTTATATTG ATGTTCGAACCGTCATACTATTCTGCGGTG GACTATTACTTCTAGGAAGATTTATGTTTGGGGCCCcaactttaatggtgtttttgATCCATAAATGGCGACGAAGACATTTATCTATGTACAACACAATAGAAGAGTTTCTACATGCTGAAAACAACCTTGTGCCCATAAGGTATTCTTATTCAGATATCAAGAAGATGTCCAACAAGTTCAAAGACAAGCTAGGTGAGGGGGGTTATGGTTGTGTATTTAAGGGAAAATTACGAAGTGGTCGCTCTGGAGCAATCAAGATGTTGGGCAAATCCAAAGCTAATGGAGAAGAGTTCATTAGTGAAGTAGCTACCATTGGGAGAATTCACCATGTCAATGTGGTGAAACTTATTGGTTATTGTGTTGAGGGAACAAAAAGAGCTTTAGTATACGAGTTCATGCCTAATGGGTCTCTtgataaatatattttttctaaAGAAGGGAGTATCTCATTAACCTTTAAGCAGATATATGAGATTTCTCTAGGAGTGGCACGAGGTATCGAGTATCTACACCAAGGGTGTGAAATGCAAATTTTGCATTTTGATATAAAGCCTCACAACATTCTTCTTGATCAGAATTTTATTCcaaaaatttctgattttggacTTGCAAAATTATATCCAACGGATAATAGTATTGTCTCTTTGACAGCAGCAAGGGGAACATTGGGATACATTGCTCCCGAGTTGTTCTATAAAAATATTGGAGGCGTCTCATACAAGGCTGATGTTTATAGTTTTGGAATGTTGCTAATGGAAATGGCAAGCAAGCGGAAGAATTTAAATGCAGTGGTAGAGCACCCAAGCCAAATTTACTTTCCATCATGGGTGTACGATCAATTCAGTGTAGGAAAAGATCATTTAGAGATGGTTGATGTAACAGAAGAGGAAAGAATGATAATCAAGAAGATGGTCATAACAGCCTTATGGTGTATACAACTGAAACCAAGTCAGCGGCCATCAATGGACAAAGTTATAGAGATGCTCGTCGGAGACATTGAATGCCTTCAAATGCCTGCCAAGCCGTCTCTAAACCCACATGAAAACTCCTAG
- the LOC112168898 gene encoding rust resistance kinase Lr10 isoform X3, whose protein sequence is MEATSSSQPKTYGYVKVKEVEMGDLKAGCSIERMTLVFLSEDWDASYKYIHNALVYGFELRFYYEIPFFCGGQWSISYICYPRNFPGTFRFLWRLIHGFFSFKKPANVDILGRYIDVRTVILFCGGLLLLGRFMFGAPTLMVFLIHKWRRRHLSMYNTIEEFLHAENNLVPIRYSYSDIKKMSNKFKDKLGEGGYGCVFKGKLRSGRSGAIKMLGKSKANGEEFISEVATIGRIHHVNVVKLIGYCVEGTKRALVYEFMPNGSLDKYIFSKEGSISLTFKQIYEISLGVARGIEYLHQGCEMQILHFDIKPHNILLDQNFIPKISDFGLAKLYPTDNSIVSLTAARGTLGYIAPELFYKNIGGVSYKADVYSFGMLLMEMASKRKNLNAVVEHPSQIYFPSWVYDQFSVGKDHLEMVDVTEEERMIIKKMVITALWCIQLKPSQRPSMDKVIEMLVGDIECLQMPAKPSLNPHENS, encoded by the exons ATGGAAGCTACGTCGTCTTCCCAGCCAAAAACGTATGGCTATGTCAAAGTTAAGGAGGTAGAAATGGGGGATTTGAAGGCGGGATGCAGCATAGAGCGAATGACTTTGGTCTTCTTGTCTGAAGATTGGGATGCTTCTTATAAATACATACACAATGCTCTGGTGTATGGTTTTGAGCTGAGGTTTTATTATGAAATTCCTTTCTTCTGCGGAGGCCAATGGAGCATTAGCTATATATGTTATCCACGCAACTTCCCAG GCACCTTTCGATTTCTATGGCGGCTGATTCACG gttttttttcttttaaaaaaccGGCGAATGTGG ATATTCTAGGCCGTTATATTG ATGTTCGAACCGTCATACTATTCTGCGGTG GACTATTACTTCTAGGAAGATTTATGTTTGGGGCCCcaactttaatggtgtttttgATCCATAAATGGCGACGAAGACATTTATCTATGTACAACACAATAGAAGAGTTTCTACATGCTGAAAACAACCTTGTGCCCATAAGGTATTCTTATTCAGATATCAAGAAGATGTCCAACAAGTTCAAAGACAAGCTAGGTGAGGGGGGTTATGGTTGTGTATTTAAGGGAAAATTACGAAGTGGTCGCTCTGGAGCAATCAAGATGTTGGGCAAATCCAAAGCTAATGGAGAAGAGTTCATTAGTGAAGTAGCTACCATTGGGAGAATTCACCATGTCAATGTGGTGAAACTTATTGGTTATTGTGTTGAGGGAACAAAAAGAGCTTTAGTATACGAGTTCATGCCTAATGGGTCTCTtgataaatatattttttctaaAGAAGGGAGTATCTCATTAACCTTTAAGCAGATATATGAGATTTCTCTAGGAGTGGCACGAGGTATCGAGTATCTACACCAAGGGTGTGAAATGCAAATTTTGCATTTTGATATAAAGCCTCACAACATTCTTCTTGATCAGAATTTTATTCcaaaaatttctgattttggacTTGCAAAATTATATCCAACGGATAATAGTATTGTCTCTTTGACAGCAGCAAGGGGAACATTGGGATACATTGCTCCCGAGTTGTTCTATAAAAATATTGGAGGCGTCTCATACAAGGCTGATGTTTATAGTTTTGGAATGTTGCTAATGGAAATGGCAAGCAAGCGGAAGAATTTAAATGCAGTGGTAGAGCACCCAAGCCAAATTTACTTTCCATCATGGGTGTACGATCAATTCAGTGTAGGAAAAGATCATTTAGAGATGGTTGATGTAACAGAAGAGGAAAGAATGATAATCAAGAAGATGGTCATAACAGCCTTATGGTGTATACAACTGAAACCAAGTCAGCGGCCATCAATGGACAAAGTTATAGAGATGCTCGTCGGAGACATTGAATGCCTTCAAATGCCTGCCAAGCCGTCTCTAAACCCACATGAAAACTCCTAG